One part of the Enterococcus sp. DIV1094 genome encodes these proteins:
- a CDS encoding Asp23/Gls24 family envelope stress response protein, with protein sequence MENNHTNTNGNTPKSAHPDPTTPNQAQGIKDEKNKTAPVSAHPDPVVPHAEEKVAHDQKEHHDHPHHDPKPHDGHVTPNECNKQANEVKGSEETMNGEVTYDDKVIQKIIAIALERIDGLLTVDGGFFSNVAGKLVNTDNETAGIETEVGKKQVAVDMSIVVEYGKDIEDIFKQMKEIISEEVANMTHLDVIEVNVNVTDIKSKEEFEQDQVTVQDKVTDAAKATGEFASEQTDKAKHAVNKGTEKVKEDNEPRVQ encoded by the coding sequence ATGGAAAACAATCATACAAATACTAACGGAAATACACCAAAATCTGCGCATCCAGATCCAACAACACCAAACCAAGCGCAAGGAATCAAAGACGAAAAAAATAAAACAGCGCCAGTATCTGCACATCCAGATCCAGTCGTACCACATGCAGAAGAAAAGGTTGCTCATGATCAAAAAGAACATCATGATCATCCACATCATGACCCAAAACCTCATGATGGACACGTAACACCGAACGAATGCAATAAACAGGCAAATGAAGTGAAGGGCAGTGAAGAAACAATGAACGGTGAAGTAACTTATGATGATAAAGTCATTCAAAAAATTATTGCGATCGCATTAGAACGTATCGACGGACTATTAACAGTTGACGGAGGATTTTTCTCTAATGTAGCTGGTAAGTTAGTCAATACGGACAATGAAACAGCAGGAATCGAAACAGAAGTAGGGAAAAAACAAGTGGCTGTTGATATGTCGATCGTCGTTGAATATGGCAAAGACATTGAAGACATTTTTAAACAAATGAAAGAGATCATCAGTGAAGAAGTCGCAAATATGACACATTTAGATGTCATTGAAGTAAACGTCAATGTCACAGACATCAAATCAAAAGAAGAATTTGAACAAGATCAAGTGACTGTACAAGACAAAGTGACTGATGCTGCAAAAGCAACTGGAGAGTTTGCTTCAGAACAAACAGACAAAGCAAAACATGCAGTAAACAAAGGAACAGAAAAAGTAAAAGAAGACAACGAGCCAAGAGTACAATAA
- the amaP gene encoding alkaline shock response membrane anchor protein AmaP has protein sequence MNKGAKTLGAILLIILLSVLVFAMLLTAVYPLPFNLEEFRFLSLTNFYVQQYVFWVTAAFAVLTLILILILLFYPKTYRSFLLKKGDGELTLDKKAIEGMVRSRLTKEDFVSSPKVTIKATKNKIDVKVKGELKRTSSLIGKTGTLMTDIEREVKQIIGTDEPVNVLVNYTGFDSPQSKRVEQSRVQ, from the coding sequence ATGAACAAAGGAGCGAAAACGCTAGGGGCAATCTTATTGATCATTTTACTATCGGTATTAGTATTTGCTATGTTGCTGACTGCAGTATATCCATTGCCGTTTAATTTGGAAGAATTCCGCTTTTTGTCATTAACTAATTTTTATGTTCAGCAATATGTATTTTGGGTCACTGCGGCTTTTGCTGTATTGACACTGATACTCATTCTAATCTTACTGTTCTATCCCAAAACATACCGTTCATTTTTACTTAAAAAAGGTGACGGTGAATTGACTTTAGACAAAAAGGCGATTGAAGGAATGGTTCGTTCACGTTTGACGAAAGAAGATTTTGTTTCTTCCCCGAAAGTAACGATCAAAGCGACTAAAAATAAAATCGATGTAAAAGTAAAAGGTGAATTAAAACGCACGTCATCATTAATCGGTAAAACAGGAACATTAATGACAGACATTGAGCGTGAAGTAAAACAAATCATCGGTACAGACGAACCAGTGAACGTATTGGTCAATTATACAGGCTTTGACTCACCACAATCAAAAAGAGTCGAACAATCACGAGTACAGTAA
- a CDS encoding iron-sulfur cluster biosynthesis family protein has translation MEITLTRNAMDILKEKAGTHSKLALALIDSKDPFLRDKGACAKGSFFQIIPFLTEFGQYVTRIEHPSLDIYTSQNEQCYLGKSLIMDYDQRLNSFSLENEIAVLDHNIKLNNCFFS, from the coding sequence ATGGAAATTACATTGACTAGAAATGCGATGGATATCTTGAAAGAAAAAGCAGGGACGCATTCAAAATTAGCCCTTGCATTGATCGATAGTAAAGATCCTTTTCTTAGAGATAAGGGCGCCTGTGCGAAAGGAAGCTTTTTTCAAATCATTCCTTTTCTTACAGAATTTGGCCAATACGTAACAAGGATCGAACATCCTTCGCTTGATATCTATACGTCTCAAAACGAGCAATGCTATTTAGGAAAGTCTTTGATTATGGATTATGACCAGCGATTGAATAGTTTCTCACTAGAAAACGAAATTGCTGTGTTGGATCATAACATCAAATTGAACAATTGCTTCTTTAGTTGA
- a CDS encoding magnesium transporter CorA family protein: MLEYYLIDKNKKVIAADEKHFNWLVIDTSDTEEIEKVTRTYQLPEDIFVGMTYPEEVSRLEHLSGTSLNNPISLVLLNLSSKKEKIEHRLTPLSFVLSNDLLITCRDEKTNFIDHLIDHHGDKIDSFEKVIVYAALDIYTHFVKELREMKTRIDSLDQEARKTTENEELYKQADLERDIVYIDHTLRDQKETMDLLWETTEFRERVNDEQLLYDVHLRQRQTEKMILIYRDLLESIGDLFNGMMDNNLNHLMKYLDSTALIISVPAMIAGIWGMNTGGLPGEDSATGFLLVLGGSILAAAALGYHLFRKDYTK; the protein is encoded by the coding sequence ATGCTGGAATATTACTTGATTGATAAAAACAAGAAAGTAATAGCCGCAGATGAAAAACATTTTAATTGGCTTGTGATTGATACGAGCGATACTGAGGAAATCGAAAAGGTTACTCGAACGTATCAGCTTCCGGAGGATATATTTGTCGGGATGACTTATCCAGAAGAGGTCTCTCGTTTAGAACATCTTTCAGGAACGAGTTTGAACAACCCGATTTCCTTAGTACTGCTCAACCTTTCAAGTAAAAAAGAAAAAATCGAACATCGTCTGACGCCATTGTCTTTCGTCTTATCAAATGACTTATTGATTACTTGTCGGGATGAGAAAACCAATTTTATCGATCATTTGATTGACCATCATGGAGATAAAATCGATTCTTTCGAAAAGGTGATTGTTTATGCGGCATTAGACATTTATACACATTTTGTCAAAGAGCTTCGAGAAATGAAAACGCGTATTGATTCGTTGGATCAAGAAGCTCGAAAAACGACAGAAAATGAAGAACTCTATAAGCAAGCCGATTTAGAAAGAGATATTGTTTATATTGATCATACTTTGCGAGATCAGAAAGAGACGATGGATCTATTATGGGAAACAACCGAATTTAGAGAACGTGTGAATGACGAACAGTTACTTTATGATGTCCATCTGAGGCAACGTCAAACGGAGAAGATGATATTGATCTATCGTGATCTCTTAGAAAGTATTGGCGATCTTTTCAATGGGATGATGGACAATAATCTGAACCATCTCATGAAATATCTGGATTCTACGGCCTTGATCATCTCTGTTCCTGCAATGATTGCTGGTATCTGGGGGATGAATACCGGTGGTCTCCCAGGAGAAGACTCCGCGACTGGCTTTCTTTTAGTATTAGGCGGATCGATCTTAGCGGCTGCGGCTTTAGGTTATCATTTATTTAGAAAAGATTATACAAAGTAA
- a CDS encoding DUF2273 domain-containing protein, whose protein sequence is MNEIFSTYKLPIICGALGLILAILLIAVGFFKTLLIVIMAAIGVAIGMYLQRTGILEHYFKS, encoded by the coding sequence ATGAACGAGATCTTTTCGACATACAAGCTCCCAATTATTTGTGGCGCGCTTGGATTGATACTAGCTATTTTACTGATAGCTGTCGGTTTTTTCAAAACATTGCTGATCGTGATCATGGCTGCGATTGGCGTAGCCATCGGCATGTATTTGCAAAGAACCGGAATTTTAGAACATTACTTTAAATCCTAG
- a CDS encoding GlsB/YeaQ/YmgE family stress response membrane protein — MGFIWSLIVGGVIGAIAGAITNKGSSMGIIANVIAGLVGSAIGQALLGTWGPVIGGMAIVPSLIGAIILVLIVSFFARKL, encoded by the coding sequence ATGGGATTTATTTGGTCATTAATCGTTGGTGGAGTTATCGGAGCAATTGCAGGAGCAATCACAAATAAAGGCTCTTCAATGGGCATCATCGCAAACGTCATTGCAGGACTTGTTGGTTCAGCAATCGGACAAGCGTTATTAGGAACTTGGGGACCAGTTATTGGTGGTATGGCAATCGTACCTTCATTGATTGGAGCGATCATTTTAGTATTGATCGTGTCGTTCTTTGCTCGTAAATTGTAA
- a CDS encoding putative mucin/carbohydrate-binding domain-containing protein, with protein sequence MRTRKKLLNSALILGLTLGNLNGTVVQAVTAMSSLRNESIISGNSSTNQETRRTRRANRAEKTKEQEKRKQQEREQQELEKKKTKELEEKIANSSLTMDDLLKDDLLSELLFRNNNPRTNIPTSASEEPVGTERYNRMVRYMEPIAQWLAIRDNINFTDSNFFIGEEITFVTNVPVRYSRSHPFNSNGDYIMRDRGAGRDHWATVTSNTGNWDMTIRANFTRDRIEVVFKRLTKESLSAGESFVFPRIHFDNNGTHRTIRQIYSVNLPSVESVVGQLTTSVKSGNHSLMQFATDIPNPLTYINVQNSRGTVTGRWTQAPNTSIPGLQTVRAEFSDQTGRATERSFDMMIVPHAVSITPRPGNYEIYQFDLMPDPSDFFDVDNGYGTHRIEWIHGANTNVSGTHTWEARVTTEDNRTATASIQMNVRAHEGLNVQLKPIEDRFVGRQYTNFASNFRDYVDRVTMHGVEINKNNLEFIPAESTDIQSDVAGQQTVRMTVQTRHPNSGVMIKGSAEATVNVLWGESIVMKSTNGESAGTFSLLLDNTNSLNIPLVVSRGLPSGMNTPVGPATSPFSLYYSFEVLRDDQVIYQQDVFNRTTLQQIRNEFGDTSNTVNVRANDIIRIHHPERTANSSVVMIEEREHDFTYGSAYAYYRVTNSGFIPVPQMEAEAAQKSFVLGEDTKSIDSNSLIGRVTINGQTIDSNQYDVESLIDFDTSTIGTRKMRLRINMKDGLASNEIEVEYDVKWGDTFVLRGLNEATVGAFSLHKENGQFALYASQGVSGTNLANPVNNHFGRDTYYSIEVMGGSSTNYTYEVAGNSTIRDAINGFNNGQPLPVEKGNVIKVYHADPRGPSQGRNLLMQDELVRDYTIGSNYAYYEITDNGLEPIIAVAADSSPQEFTLGDSTAGINGANLIDHITVNGIELAPNLYRVTQLEEFDTSTAGKKDLRIQFETTDGLVSKEITVPYEVKWGNTIVMRSANGGAAGAFSLRTGSNNSVRQLTMFPGIDSPLNEQLSPNSSLYYSMEIIRGDRTVYSQEMPGRATLQQVLDNFGTNRAVTVQFGDVIKIYHPQRSEGSSVLMVNEEEQDFTHNSSYAYYEVTAYGFEPMAVMDAYTANKELVLAQDTTNFELEELLDRVTINGEAVAEDTYTIERLSDFDTSTVGEREVRLRMEMKDGLASVELEIPYEVKWGSTFLLKGLENATVGAFSIVEQDGVSKIHATQGEQGTILNNAVNNVFGRDTYYRIEILADPEQPESHLFPNNVKYSYEVTGHMTIRQAIQGFNNGQPLEVNEGDIFKVYHAETENRNLLMRDNLVRNFTAGSNYAHYRIQNGEFEPITMIHAEKQNQSLVLGEDASELDATKLINEVRFNGHQLSSSLYNVEQIDEFDTQTAGHKSVTVRVSTADGVTATDIEVPYEVKWGSTIHLKNRQNETVGSFGLVKSGRQIEIQSIQGSDRTILNNRVTQVDDNNVYYGIEIIGQDGRAKYQYDVRGTQTIQQAISRFNSGNAFPVVEGDVVKVYHQDANNNILMHEEQERNFTYGGQFAVYNVTEYGFEPTGELDVRTREAAIAIGTERVDPKSLIDTVRVNGREISNNSFTVQLQEDSQIDTSQLGSNNVVGLDIQVDQAHGGFTTSTEGRYSVVEQGQEDTPGAGDENSGGNAAGENPGENSGENELNEEGALGEDMGNLPQTNATRNTLLSVLGTMLLALVGGIFFWKKRSIEEVEEESKE encoded by the coding sequence TTGAGAACAAGAAAAAAACTGTTGAACAGTGCCTTGATCCTGGGTTTGACCTTAGGAAATCTCAATGGCACAGTTGTACAGGCAGTGACGGCAATGAGTTCATTGAGGAATGAATCTATAATATCTGGAAATTCCAGTACAAATCAAGAAACTAGAAGAACTCGCAGAGCAAATAGAGCTGAAAAAACAAAAGAACAAGAAAAACGTAAACAACAAGAACGTGAACAACAAGAACTCGAAAAGAAAAAAACTAAGGAATTAGAAGAAAAAATTGCTAACTCAAGTTTAACTATGGATGATCTCCTAAAAGATGATTTGTTAAGCGAGTTATTATTTAGAAATAATAATCCAAGAACAAATATTCCAACAAGTGCTTCAGAAGAGCCTGTAGGTACAGAAAGATATAATCGAATGGTAAGATATATGGAACCAATAGCACAATGGCTAGCAATTCGTGATAATATTAATTTTACCGATTCAAATTTTTTTATTGGAGAAGAAATAACTTTTGTGACGAATGTTCCTGTGAGGTATTCGCGATCACATCCCTTTAACTCAAATGGCGATTATATCATGAGGGATCGGGGGGCAGGCAGGGACCACTGGGCAACAGTTACTTCGAATACAGGCAATTGGGATATGACTATTCGTGCGAACTTCACTCGTGATCGTATTGAAGTCGTTTTTAAACGATTAACCAAAGAATCTCTGTCAGCAGGGGAAAGCTTCGTGTTCCCAAGAATTCATTTCGATAATAATGGTACTCATCGGACAATTAGACAGATATATAGTGTTAATTTGCCTTCAGTGGAATCTGTGGTTGGTCAATTAACCACTTCTGTTAAATCTGGAAACCATAGTTTAATGCAGTTTGCAACGGATATACCTAATCCATTAACGTATATAAATGTTCAAAATAGTCGTGGTACTGTAACAGGCCGATGGACACAAGCTCCTAATACATCAATACCAGGATTACAAACTGTCAGAGCTGAGTTTAGTGATCAAACAGGTAGAGCAACTGAACGTAGCTTTGATATGATGATCGTTCCACATGCCGTTTCTATTACCCCTAGGCCAGGGAATTATGAAATATACCAGTTTGATCTAATGCCAGATCCTTCCGATTTTTTTGACGTAGATAACGGATATGGAACACATCGTATAGAATGGATTCATGGAGCGAATACAAATGTCTCCGGAACACATACTTGGGAAGCAAGAGTTACAACTGAAGACAATCGTACAGCAACAGCATCTATTCAAATGAATGTAAGGGCACATGAAGGTCTGAATGTTCAATTGAAGCCAATAGAAGATCGATTCGTTGGTAGACAATATACTAATTTTGCTTCAAACTTTAGAGATTATGTCGATAGAGTGACGATGCATGGCGTTGAAATCAACAAAAACAATTTAGAATTCATTCCAGCGGAATCAACTGATATCCAATCTGATGTTGCTGGTCAACAAACAGTTAGGATGACTGTTCAAACTAGACATCCGAATAGTGGTGTAATGATCAAAGGCTCTGCAGAAGCTACAGTAAACGTTTTGTGGGGAGAATCGATTGTCATGAAATCGACAAATGGTGAATCAGCTGGTACGTTCTCTTTATTATTAGACAACACAAACTCGCTCAATATTCCATTAGTTGTCTCTCGTGGATTACCATCAGGAATGAACACTCCTGTAGGACCTGCTACTTCGCCGTTTTCTCTTTACTACTCTTTTGAAGTCTTAAGAGACGATCAAGTAATTTATCAACAAGATGTCTTTAATCGAACGACGTTACAACAAATTAGGAATGAATTTGGAGACACGTCAAATACTGTTAATGTTCGAGCGAATGATATTATTAGAATCCACCATCCAGAAAGAACTGCGAATAGTTCAGTCGTGATGATCGAAGAAAGAGAACATGATTTTACTTACGGTTCTGCATACGCATATTACCGCGTCACTAACTCTGGATTTATTCCAGTTCCTCAGATGGAAGCAGAAGCAGCTCAAAAATCTTTTGTTCTGGGTGAAGATACTAAATCAATTGATTCTAATAGTCTGATTGGTCGTGTAACTATAAATGGGCAGACAATCGATAGTAACCAATATGATGTTGAGTCCTTAATTGATTTCGACACAAGTACGATCGGTACACGTAAGATGCGTTTAAGAATCAACATGAAAGATGGACTTGCCTCAAATGAAATCGAAGTAGAGTATGATGTGAAGTGGGGAGATACCTTTGTCTTAAGAGGATTAAATGAAGCCACAGTCGGGGCATTTAGTTTGCATAAAGAAAACGGTCAATTTGCACTCTATGCTTCACAAGGAGTAAGCGGCACGAATCTCGCCAACCCAGTCAACAACCATTTTGGTCGAGATACGTATTATTCGATCGAAGTTATGGGCGGATCTAGTACGAATTATACATACGAAGTAGCGGGTAATTCTACGATCAGGGATGCCATCAACGGTTTTAATAATGGACAGCCTCTTCCAGTTGAAAAAGGTAACGTGATCAAAGTATATCATGCAGATCCACGTGGTCCCTCACAAGGACGTAACCTTCTAATGCAAGATGAATTGGTTCGTGATTACACGATCGGTTCAAACTACGCCTATTACGAAATCACAGATAATGGGTTAGAACCGATTATTGCCGTAGCTGCAGATTCATCACCGCAAGAGTTTACTTTAGGGGATAGCACGGCAGGAATCAATGGAGCAAATCTGATCGATCATATCACAGTCAATGGTATCGAATTAGCTCCAAATCTATACAGAGTGACGCAATTAGAAGAGTTTGATACGTCAACTGCTGGCAAGAAAGATTTGCGCATTCAGTTTGAAACGACAGATGGCTTAGTTTCTAAGGAAATCACCGTTCCTTATGAAGTCAAATGGGGGAACACAATCGTTATGCGTTCGGCGAATGGCGGAGCAGCGGGTGCATTTTCTTTAAGAACAGGTAGTAATAACTCGGTACGTCAGTTAACCATGTTCCCTGGGATTGATTCGCCACTAAATGAGCAGTTAAGCCCTAACTCTTCCTTGTACTATTCAATGGAAATCATTCGTGGCGATCGAACAGTCTACTCTCAAGAAATGCCAGGCCGAGCAACTCTACAACAAGTCTTGGATAATTTTGGAACGAATCGTGCGGTAACCGTTCAATTTGGTGACGTGATCAAAATCTATCATCCGCAACGTTCAGAAGGAAGTTCAGTGCTGATGGTTAATGAAGAAGAACAAGACTTCACACATAATTCATCTTATGCTTACTATGAAGTGACTGCATACGGTTTTGAACCAATGGCAGTGATGGATGCTTATACAGCTAATAAAGAGCTAGTTTTAGCACAAGATACCACTAACTTTGAGTTGGAAGAGTTACTAGATAGAGTCACGATCAACGGTGAAGCTGTCGCTGAAGATACGTATACGATCGAACGTTTATCTGATTTCGATACTTCGACGGTCGGTGAAAGAGAAGTTCGTTTGAGAATGGAAATGAAAGATGGATTAGCTTCTGTGGAATTAGAGATTCCTTACGAAGTGAAATGGGGAAGTACATTCTTGTTGAAAGGTCTTGAAAATGCGACAGTTGGTGCTTTTAGTATCGTCGAACAAGATGGCGTATCAAAAATCCATGCGACTCAAGGGGAACAAGGCACGATTTTGAATAATGCGGTCAATAATGTTTTTGGACGAGATACGTATTATCGAATTGAGATTTTAGCTGATCCTGAACAACCTGAAAGCCACTTGTTCCCTAATAATGTCAAATACAGCTATGAAGTAACAGGACATATGACAATTAGGCAAGCGATCCAAGGCTTCAACAATGGGCAACCATTAGAAGTGAACGAAGGAGATATCTTCAAAGTGTATCATGCAGAAACGGAAAATCGTAACTTACTGATGCGAGATAACTTAGTCAGAAACTTTACGGCCGGGTCTAATTATGCACATTACCGTATCCAAAATGGTGAATTTGAGCCAATCACGATGATCCATGCGGAAAAACAAAATCAAAGTCTCGTTTTAGGTGAGGATGCTAGTGAATTGGATGCGACAAAACTGATCAATGAAGTTCGTTTCAACGGACACCAGTTGTCTAGTTCGTTATATAATGTAGAACAAATCGATGAATTTGATACACAAACTGCTGGGCATAAATCGGTGACAGTTCGAGTATCGACCGCAGATGGTGTCACAGCAACTGATATCGAAGTGCCTTATGAAGTGAAATGGGGAAGCACGATCCATCTGAAGAATCGCCAAAATGAAACAGTTGGCTCATTCGGATTAGTGAAAAGTGGCCGTCAAATCGAAATCCAGTCGATCCAAGGTTCAGATCGTACGATTTTAAATAATCGTGTGACACAAGTAGATGATAATAATGTCTACTATGGCATCGAGATCATTGGTCAAGATGGTCGTGCGAAATACCAATACGATGTTCGAGGAACACAAACGATCCAACAGGCAATCTCACGTTTTAATAGTGGCAATGCCTTCCCAGTTGTTGAGGGCGATGTGGTGAAAGTGTATCATCAAGATGCAAACAACAATATCTTGATGCACGAAGAACAGGAAAGAAACTTTACTTATGGCGGACAATTTGCTGTTTATAATGTGACTGAATATGGCTTTGAGCCGACAGGCGAATTAGATGTCAGAACAAGAGAAGCAGCGATTGCAATTGGCACAGAAAGAGTTGATCCGAAATCATTGATCGATACAGTCCGAGTGAATGGCCGTGAGATCTCCAATAATTCTTTCACCGTTCAATTACAAGAAGATTCACAGATCGATACTTCTCAACTTGGAAGTAATAATGTGGTAGGCTTAGATATCCAAGTGGATCAAGCACATGGCGGATTTACAACAAGTACGGAAGGAAGATACTCAGTTGTCGAACAAGGTCAAGAAGATACACCAGGAGCGGGTGACGAAAATTCTGGCGGAAATGCTGCTGGAGAAAACCCTGGAGAAAATAGTGGTGAAAATGAACTGAATGAAGAGGGCGCTCTTGGAGAAGATATGGGCAACTTGCCACAAACCAATGCGACTAGAAACACACTCCTTTCTGTATTAGGAACCATGCTACTCGCTCTAGTTGGCGGTATCTTCTTCTGGAAGAAACGATCAATTGAAGAAGTAGAAGAAGAATCGAAAGAATAA
- a CDS encoding glycosyltransferase family 8 protein, which yields MNRRKEVAVVSSCNTKFVPHLAALFVSILENSDPKVFVRFYVIDDDIDTESKNLLRFSVKNSRMNTDVEFLKINKKFFKNLVTSDRIPETAYYRIAIPELFRGKNVERILYMDCDMITLNDISKLWDLEFNGAIMAAVEDAGFHQRLEKMEIEADSMRYFNSGLMLINVEKWLEHNITKKVLKFIEDNPEKLRFHDQDALNAILHDQWIALHPKWNAQGYIMAKAKQHPTAQGEKEYEEARRDPYIIHYSGHVKPWSEEFKGESKKYYEKYANMTAFRCVKNFPKYPLYARVQRNTELSR from the coding sequence ATGAATAGAAGAAAAGAAGTAGCAGTCGTTTCAAGTTGCAATACAAAATTTGTGCCTCATCTAGCAGCACTATTTGTGTCGATTTTAGAAAATAGTGACCCGAAAGTGTTTGTACGTTTTTACGTAATTGATGATGACATTGATACGGAAAGCAAAAATCTTTTACGTTTTTCAGTAAAGAATTCACGAATGAATACAGATGTCGAATTTTTGAAAATCAATAAAAAATTCTTCAAAAACTTAGTAACAAGTGATCGTATCCCTGAAACAGCATACTATCGTATTGCGATCCCAGAATTATTTAGAGGGAAAAATGTGGAACGTATCCTTTACATGGATTGTGACATGATCACGTTGAACGATATCAGCAAATTATGGGATCTTGAGTTTAACGGTGCAATCATGGCGGCAGTTGAAGATGCTGGTTTCCACCAACGTCTTGAAAAAATGGAAATTGAAGCAGACTCTATGCGTTACTTTAACTCAGGGTTGATGCTGATCAATGTTGAAAAATGGTTAGAGCATAACATTACTAAAAAAGTGCTTAAATTCATCGAAGACAATCCAGAAAAACTTCGCTTCCATGACCAAGATGCCTTGAATGCGATTTTACATGATCAATGGATCGCGTTACATCCTAAATGGAATGCACAAGGCTACATCATGGCGAAAGCAAAACAACATCCAACTGCTCAAGGAGAAAAAGAGTACGAGGAAGCACGTCGCGACCCTTATATCATCCATTACTCTGGCCATGTCAAACCATGGAGCGAGGAGTTTAAGGGAGAAAGCAAAAAATACTATGAAAAGTATGCAAATATGACAGCTTTTCGATGTGTGAAAAACTTTCCGAAATATCCATTATATGCCCGTGTTCAACGTAACACAGAATTGAGTCGTTGA
- a CDS encoding SDR family oxidoreductase: MTEPNLIDPRKLYHTEEFPKQDQETPALQKDMKPVPDCGEESYKGTEQLENRRVLITGADSGIGRAAAIAFAREGADVAIQFFPGEEEDAEQVAHYIEEAGRKALLLPYDLRDEAAPKEIIEKTVAAFGGLDTLVLNAAQQISSPSIAEIPLEQVKDTFTVNILAMFALVKEAIPHIPAGGAIVTTTSVQAFNPSEHLLDYAATKASIANFTIGLAKQLAPKGIRVNGVAPGPIWTPLQLDAGQPKEDLPEFGQQALLERAGQPAELAPVYVFLASNKASYVTAQIYGITGGEAINL, translated from the coding sequence ATGACAGAACCAAATTTAATCGACCCAAGAAAACTTTATCATACGGAAGAATTTCCAAAACAAGACCAAGAAACACCTGCTTTACAAAAGGACATGAAACCAGTACCTGATTGTGGCGAAGAAAGCTACAAAGGGACAGAGCAATTAGAAAACCGTCGTGTCTTGATTACAGGAGCAGACTCTGGGATTGGGCGGGCAGCTGCCATTGCTTTTGCAAGAGAAGGGGCAGACGTTGCTATTCAATTTTTCCCAGGTGAAGAAGAAGATGCTGAGCAAGTGGCTCATTATATCGAAGAAGCTGGACGTAAAGCTTTACTATTACCTTATGACTTGCGTGATGAAGCAGCACCAAAAGAAATCATTGAAAAAACTGTAGCAGCATTTGGCGGATTAGATACTTTAGTTCTTAACGCTGCACAACAAATCTCTTCTCCATCCATTGCTGAAATTCCATTGGAACAAGTGAAAGATACGTTTACTGTAAATATCCTTGCGATGTTTGCTTTAGTAAAAGAAGCAATCCCACATATTCCTGCTGGAGGAGCAATCGTTACAACAACTTCTGTCCAAGCATTCAACCCAAGTGAACATTTATTAGACTATGCAGCAACAAAAGCATCGATTGCCAACTTTACAATCGGTTTAGCGAAACAATTAGCACCAAAAGGAATCCGCGTCAACGGTGTAGCGCCAGGACCAATCTGGACACCATTACAATTAGATGCAGGTCAACCAAAAGAAGATCTACCTGAATTTGGTCAACAAGCATTGTTGGAACGTGCGGGTCAACCAGCTGAATTAGCACCTGTCTATGTCTTTCTTGCATCAAACAAAGCAAGCTACGTCACTGCACAAATTTACGGTATTACAGGTGGAGAAGCCATCAATCTATAA